The following are encoded in a window of Vigna unguiculata cultivar IT97K-499-35 chromosome 8, ASM411807v1, whole genome shotgun sequence genomic DNA:
- the LOC114195560 gene encoding pentatricopeptide repeat-containing protein At3g53170 codes for MNLTWSSGVTSATPFAPATDKALPKTRRRFHVESLKRRAKAGSAGLVKEPKKELSRILRTEAAIRGVQNKAKSNSHKQLWPKALLEALDDAIKRRRWQSALEIFALLRKQCWYEPRCQTYAKLLMMLGKCRQPEEASHLFEIMYSEGLKPTVDVYTALVSAYGHSGLLDQALSTIEDMKSVVDCEPDIYTYSILVSCCAKFRRFDLIEHVLAEMSFLGIQCNSVTYNSIIDGYGKAGMFEQMDNTLNDMIENGNCHPDVFTLNSFVGALGKDGQIDKMEKWYDEFQLMGIKPDLTTFNLMIKSYGKAGMYKKMKTVMDFMERRFFTPTIVTYNTVIEVFGKAGEIEKMDQHFLKMKHLGVKPNSITYCSLVSAYSKVGRIDKVESIMRHVDNSDVVLDTPFFNCIISAYGQAGDLKKMSEFFMAMRERKCEPDSITFACMIQAYNTQGMTKAAQKLENMMISSKNNLGIKLIEC; via the exons ATGAACTTGACATGGTCGTCCGGTGTCACCTCCGCCACACCCTTCGCTCCTGCAACCGACAAGGCCCTTCCAAAGACACGGCGTCGTTTTCACGTGGAGTCGTTGAAGCGGAGGGCGAAAGCAGGGAGTGCGGGGCTGGTGAAAGAGCCGAAGAAGGAGTTGTCGCGCATTCTCCGAACCGAAGCTGCCATTAGAGGCGTTCAGAACAAGGCCAAGTCCAACTCCCATAAACAGCTCTGGCCCAAGGCCCTTCTCGAAGCCCTAGATGACGCCATCAAACGCCGTCGTTGGCAATCCGCTCTTGAG ATTTTTGCACTTCTTCGAAAGCAATGCTGGTATGAACCACGATGCCAAACATATGCAAAACTGTTGATGATGCTTGGCAAGTGCAGACAGCCTGAAGAGGCTTCCCATCTCTTTGAGATCATGTATTCTGAAGGGCTTAAACCTACTGTTGATGTCTACACTGCTCTTGTAAGTGCTTACGGTCATAGTGGTCTCCTTGATCAGGCACTTTCTACTATTGAAGATATGAAATCGGTTGTTGACTGCGAACcagatatatatacatattctaTTCTTGTCAGTTGTTGTGCAAAATTTCGTCGTTTTGATTTGATTGAACATGTCCTTGCGGAGATGTCATTTCTGGGCATCCAATGTAACTCTGTGACGTATAATTCCATAATTGATGGTTATGGTAAGGCTGGCATGTTTGAACAGATGGATAATACATTGAATGATATGATTGAAAATGGCAACTGCCACCCAGATGTTTTCACGCTGAATTCTTTTGTTGGGGCACTTGGAAAGGATGGGCAAATTGATAAGATGGAGAAGTGGTATGATGAATTTCAGCTAATGGGCATAAAACCAGACTTAACGACATTCAATTTGATGATAAAGTCCTATGGCAAAGCTGGCATGTATAAGAAGATGAAGACTGTCATGGATTTCATGGAGAGAAGGTTTTTCACTCCAACAATTGTCACATATAATACTGTCATTGAGGTGTTTGGCAAAGCTGGAGAAATTGAGAAGATGGATCAACACTTTCTAAAAATGAAGCATCTTGGAGTGAAGCCTAATTCTATTACTTATTGCTCACTTGTCAGTGCATATAGCAAAGTTGGACGTATCGACAAAGTTGAGTCAATCATGAGGCATGTTGATAATTCTGATGTAGTGTTGGATACTCCCTTCTTTAATTGCATAATTAGCGCCTATGGGCAGGCTGGTGACCTAAAAAAGATGAGCGAGTTTTTCATGGCCATGAGAGAAAGAAAATGTGAACCTGATAGCATCACTTTCGCTTGCATGATCCAGGCATACAACACCCAAGGGATGACTAAGGCTGCTCAAAAGTTGGAAAACATGATGATTTCTTCCAAAAATAACTTGG GCATTAAGTTgattgaatgctag